In the Chaetodon trifascialis isolate fChaTrf1 chromosome 12, fChaTrf1.hap1, whole genome shotgun sequence genome, cattcccatcagcctcggctGTAGTTTGTAGCACTAATTAGCTCATTTTAGCATGAATAAGAACAACACAACAATGCAGAGTAATTACAACAGAGATTTCTGCAGCTGATTCCAGATTTTAGTTCCTGTGCAGCCTTGTGATTCTCCTGTGAGCACAAGATGACTGATTTCCTTATTTGTCATCTGAGTTAATTTTCCATCTTTatggaaacaacaacacaggGACTACATTCATATGATttgaaatgacaggaaaaagcCAAATGTTGTTTACTGGGCACTTGACGTGTGGCAGATCGGTCACCCTCGTGTGTTTCTGCCTCAGCTAAAGACTTGCAGGTCAGCTGGAGTGCCTGCCTGtggatgtgaatgtgaatgtgtgaatctgtctatttacagtgtgtgttggCCACTGCATTCTTGGATAGCATCCATCCCATTGTGACCCTGATCAGGATAAAACAGGTATAGAAATTAATGAATAAGTGAGTGGAGTTGACTTGGACTCTGAGTGCATAAAAGTGTAACGAATgttgtgaatgtttgtgataAAGTGAAGGATTAATTCTTCCTTTATGCATTGAGAAAATTCTTCTCCCACTTCAGCTATATAAACTCTGTAAAAAGCCTCTAGGATTatgaaaacaagctgtttctgagctcatgaaactTTTTGGAAACTCATGGCTCCGACAGGACGGTCACGCTACAAACATAcgatgatcttatagaatatgatgcactgctgAAAATTGAATtagttcaaatgagctcaaccttaaacatctacagcagcaaaatgcaacatacacagtaatgcagcagtaatgaggacttttactttgatgCTTACATACTTACCTTACTCAAGTAAGGTTTTGAATTAAGGACTCTTACACATGTTAAACTGTGCTCTCTGGAGGTACTTCTTCTGTTCATTTAATATTAATAcaattttaatttgttgtaaACTGGCCACAGTTAGCTCTTTTAGCATTTGGTTCAATTTTTGGAGAAAAGGGAACAGTTTTATATGCAGAATCTCTAATAACAGGACAGAATAATgatctaaaaataaaataatgtacgTGTCAACCTCCCGCCTCCAGGGGGCAGTAACGGCTGAACTTTGAGACCCTCGCACCCGGAAAAGCTTTCAACGCCGCTGAGCATGAGTTTACACTGAGGAAAGCTAACTGCTGCCACATTAATACAAACTTTGagctgtgtttatttacatttattttgaccaaaATGTCTTCGAGCGATAACTGTGAAGGACAGTCTGCACTTAAGGAGGAGATGAACAAAAAGGTAACGTTAGCAAAAACACGTTGCTGATGTAATGTAGCCACAAATATTAGCTAGCGGGTGAAAGCGCAGCATATGTGAAAGTTTTGTGTAAATACAGCTTCGTTTAGATTCAGATTATACGGACTCTCCTTCCAGTTTGTCTCTAAGGAAATgttattttcagtgaaataatCCGTGTCGCTAATTTCCAGGTCAAGGAGCAGAAGATTGTTGTGGACGAGCTCTCCAAcctgaagaaaagcagagtgagTATTAGAGCTAAATGAAACGCAGCCAAGTGTACCTGaaactgacatgtttgtttattagTTTATTTAAATATGATTATTCTGGCGACTATGAATAGAAACCCCTAACTTTTTCATTTAAGTCTTGTATTCTCAAAGATGTTAGCtctcttttattattatttattttttttactttcttccTATGgaacatgtgtgtttttgtatgtattaatacacatttcatgtttttttttcccccaacagAGAGTTTACATCCAGCAGAGGAACAGCAACATCTTCTTCCTCGCAGACAGAAGTCAGACACTGAGTTCATGCAGAAGTAAGTGAGAGCTATAAACATAATCATGACTTAATATATAAAGTTTGATCATATGGCATCATGTAGTAGCTGAACATAACAGCTGATGCTTTCTGTCTCCAGAGGAACTGGATAACTTAAAAAGGGTACTGCAGGATATGTAAATCTGCCCTTCACCACAACAATGTGCGGCATCTTTTGTCTGTTGAGTCTGTCACCGTCTCAGTTTGAGTGGGACAAACTGGTCCAAGAACATTTGAAGAGAAGAGGGCCCAACCTGAGCCAGGACGTCACAGTCAGAGGCCCCTGCTATCACTGTTTATTCTCTGCGCATGTTCTTCACATGAGAGGTCGTCTTACGCCTCAGCCAGTTCAAGACGCATCTGGAAATGTCCTGGAGTGGAACGGGGAGATTTTTGGGGGTCTGCCAGTGATGGCAGAAGAAAATGACACTGCTGTTCTTTCTC is a window encoding:
- the asdurf gene encoding ASNSD1 upstream open reading frame protein encodes the protein MSSSDNCEGQSALKEEMNKKVKEQKIVVDELSNLKKSRRVYIQQRNSNIFFLADRSQTLSSCRKELDNLKRVLQDM